The window GTTGGCGAAGACGGCCTCCTCGACGCTGGGCGCGCCGACGGGGGCCGCGAGGAACTCCTGGATGTACGTGGCGTCCGCGGCGTGCTCGCCGCCGCCGATGATGTTACCCAGCGGCGTCGGGAACTCGTTGCCCCGGAAGGTGCCGCCGAGGTGCTGGTACAGCGGCGCGCCGAGCACGTCGGCGCCGGCCTTCGCGGCGGCCATGGAGATGGCGACCGCGCTGTTGGCGCCGATGCCGGAGAAGTCGTCCGTGCCGTCGGCGGCGTGGAGCGCGTTGTCCACGTCGCGCTGGTTGCCCGCGTGGACCTCGCCGACGAGCCGCGGGATCGCCTCCTCGCGGGCGTTGGCGATGGCTTCCCCTGCGGGGAGCTCGATCGCCTCGTACTCGCCGGTGCTGGCCCCGCTGGGCGCCTTGCCGCGGCCGAAGCCGCCCGATTCTGTCAGGACGTCGGCCTCGACGGTGGCGTTACCGCGGGAGTCGAGCACTCTGCGCAGCCGGACGTCGGTGATGAGCGTCACTGGTGGTCACCTCGGCGGACGGTGAAGGGGAGGACCCCGGAGTCGTACTCCTCGGCCGCGATGAGGATCGGCTGGGTCTGCTCCGTCTCGATCAGCACCGGTGCGCCGTGGGCCACCTGCAGCGCTCGCGCTCCCAGGATCCGCGCCTTCTCGTAGCGGTTTTCCTGTGCCATCATTGGTAGGGCGCCACGATGTCGACGAGGTCCTTGTGCGAGACGAGCATCCGGCGACAGCAGTGTCGCTCGACGCCCAGCTCGTCGAGGACCTTCTCCGGGTCCTCGGGATCGTCGGTCTCGCGGGTGCGAGCCTTGAACTCTTCCCAGTGTTCGCCCACGACGTTGCCGCAGGTGAAACACCGGACCGGTACCATCATGCTAGATCACCTGTAGGACTTCTGGTAGCGAGCCCGAGCGCCGGGACCGCCCCACTTCTTGGACTCGGACTGGCGGACGTCGTTGACCAGCAGCGACCGGTCGAACTCCATGTACGCGTCGCGGAGTTCGGCGTCGTTGGTGTGGTCCACGAGGCCGCGGGCGATGGCGGTCCGGGCCGCGTCGGCCTGGCCCATGACGCCGCCGCCCTCGACGGTGACCTCGACGTCGACCTGCTCGCGCAGCTCGTCGTCGGCGATGCGGAACGGCTCCAGCATCTTGAGCTGTGCCAGCTCCGGATCGACCAGCTCGACGGGCTGGGAGTCGACGCGCACGCGGCCCTCGCCGTCGCGGATCGTCGCGCGGGCGATGGCCGTCTTCTTCTTGCCAGAGGTGTTCGTTACCATGTGACGTTCGCTCCGATTGATTCGCTGACGTCCCCGAGGGAGACGAACTTGATGTTCGACAGTCGGTCCAGCGACGTGTCCTCGAGCACCGCGCCCTCCTCGTCGAGCGGGTTGCCGACGTAGACGCGGACGTTCGAGAGCGCCTCGCGCCCGCGGGGCTTCTTGTGCGGGAGCATGCCGCGGATGGACCGCTTCATGATGCCGTCGGGTCGGCGCGGGTAGTTCGGCCCCTGGTCGGAACCGACGTCCCGGCGCTTCTGGAACTTCTCGACGATCTGGTTCTCCCGTCCGGTGATGACCGCGCTCTCGGCGTTGACCACGGCCACGCGCTCGCCGTCGAGCGCGCGCTCCGCGACCTGCGAGGCGACGCGGCCGAGGATGCAGTCGCGGGCGTCGACGACGACGTCCGCTTCGAACTCTGCGGCGTTCATCGGATCACCCGTACGTCAGATCCTTCGGGGTTGTCTTCGACTATCTGTTCGAGCGATACGGCGTCTCCGACCTGGTCGATCTTCGTCTCGGCGGTGCCGGAGAAGTCGACGGCTGCGACGGTGACGTCCTTCTGCAGGACGCCCGAACCGAGCACCTTGCCCGGCACGACGACGGTTTCATCCTCCCGGGCGTACCGTTCGATCTGGCCCAGGTTGACTTCCGCGTGCGTGCGCCGGGGCTTTTCGAGCCGCTCGGCGATGTCGCCCCAGACGTCGCCGCCCGAGTTGCGGGCGGCCGACTTCAGGTCGGCGATGAGACTACTGAGTCTCGGATTTGTCTTGCTCATAACCTACCTCCTGTGAGAAAATGCAGGGAGCAGGATTTGAACCTGCGGACCCCTACGGGACAGCGCCCTGAACGCTGCGCCGTTGGCCTGACTTGGCTATCCCTGCTCGCATTACGTCGTATTTGTTGGCCCCTAAAACCGCTTTCGATCCTCGCGCTGTCAGGGACGAGGAATGCGGTCATCGGAGTCGCGGTTGGGGCTGGGGTCATCTTACAGTTGGACTGCGTCGCGCAGTTCGTCCGCGCGGTCGCGAATCGTCTCGACCGCGCGGAGGGTCAGTTCGTCCACGGTGAAGGAGCCGTCCGTCTCGACGTGGAACACGAACGCGTTCTCGACGTCGGTGACTTCCAGCTCCTTTCCGGGATAGCGCTTCGTGAGGTCGTTGTCGAACTCGTCGGTCAGCACGAGGTCGCCGTTCTCGGCGTCCGGGTCGACCTCGGCGTCGACGTGTTCGGCCGCCTGCTCCTCGACGACGCCCCGCAGGATCTGCGGGTCGTCGTCCCCGAACTCGCCCGCGTCGCCGACGACCTCCACCGTCTGGAGGTGTCGGTAGCCCACGGCCACGCCGCCCTGGTGTTTGGCGTGGTCGCGGCCGCGGTCGAGGACGGCGTCGGCCTCGACTTCGAGGCGCTGGCCGTCCTTCAGGTCGATGATCGGGATGTTGTCGTCGGCCGGCTCGACCAGCGGGTCGTTGCTGACCAGGTCGCCGGAGTAGGCCGTCTCGGGCCCCTCCACGTCCAGCGACAGGGTCACCTCGTCGCCCACCTCGAAGTCGTCCAGGTCCGTCGTCAGCGGGACGAGTCCGAGCCGCAGGCCGAGCTGTTCGTCGAACATCACGCTGGAGTTCTCGATGAACCGGACGGTGTCGACGCTGAACGTCGGCACGTCCGCGATCATCGCCCGGCGGATACCGTTGGCGAACGCGGGGGTGATCCCGCGGACCAGGAACCGGGCCTCGCGGTCCGAGCGTTCGACGAACTCAACCTCGTAATCACCTGGCATGGGTCAGAAGCCCGCGTTCTTGGGGCCGCGGGTGCCGTCGTGGGGGATCGGCGTGACGTCCTCGATGCGACCGATCTCGAGGCCGGCGCGAGCCAGCGCGCGGATCGTCGCCTGCGCGCCCGGCCCGGGGGACTTCTGCTGGTTCCCGCCGGGGCCGCGCACGCGGACGTGAACGCCCTCAACGCCTGCTTCCTGTGCCTTCTCCGCGACGACCTCGGCCATCTGCATCGCGGCGTACGGCGAGGCCTCGTCGCGGTTCTGCTTGACGACCGTCCCGCCGGAGCTCTTGGCGAGCGTCTCCGCGCCGGTCTGGTCGGTGATCGTGATGATCGTGTTGTTGAACGATGCGTGCACGTGGGCGATGCCCCACACTCCGTCCTCTGATTCGCTCATTCTTGTGCCTCCGCGCGTTCGGGATGGAGTTCGTCCGCGATCGGACTGTTCGGATCGAAGCCGACGAGGTCCTCCTCGGCGACCTCGACCTTCCGCGAGGGGATGGAGACCCGCGCGTCGTCCACGACGATGTGGCCGTGGTTGACGAACTGGCGGGCCTGCTCGGCCGTGTTCGCGTAGCCCTTGCGGTAGACGACCGTCTGGAGACGGCGCTCGAGGACGTCGGTCACGTCCAGCGACAGCACGTCGTCCAGCGAGTCGTTCTCGTTGAGGATGCCGTAGCGCTTGAGTCGCGCGAGGAACTCCTCGGCCTCGTCGGCGGCGCCCTCGCCCTCGGCCCGACCGAGCAGCTGGCGGGCCTCGCGGCGGTAGGCGCGGAGCTCGGACTGCGCGCGCCAGAGCTCCTGCTTGTTCTTGAGCCCGTAGCGGCCGATGAGGTTGGACTCGTCGGCGATGCGCTCACCCTGGTAGGGGTGGTTCGGCGTCTCGAAGAACTTCGTGTTGGATCCAAGCGCCATTATTCTTCACCACCTTCCTCGGCGGCGGCCTCCTCGGCCTGCTCCTCCTTGATGGCCTCGACGTTGACACCGATGGTGCCCTCCGTCCGGCCGGTGGACTTCGTGCGCTGGCCGCGGACCTTCTGTCCGCGCTTGTGGCGCACGCCCTTGTAGGAGTCGATCATCTTCATGCGGTTGATGTCCTGACGACGCGTCAGCTCGAGATCGTTGCCGATCTCGTGGGTCGTCTCACCGCTGAAGAAGTCGTTCTGGTGGTTGGCGAGCCAGTCCGGGACCTCGTCGGCGAAGCCCTCGACGACACCGACGACCTCGTCGATCTCGTCGTCCTCAAGGCGACCGAAGGTCGCGCGGCGGTCGACGCCGGCCTTGTCGGAGATGATCCGGGCGGCCCGCTGGCCGACCCCGTTCAGTTCCATCAGGGCTCGCTCGACGGACTTCGTCCCGTCGAGGTCGGTCTGTCCGATGCGGACGAAATAGCGGAGGTCCTCGTCGTCCTCCGGCGCGTCCGCGTTCTCGGGTTCTTCTGCACTCATGTGTAGTTGATCGGTGTGTGAGCGTCGTGGCGGGGATTCGAACCCCGGAGGCTTGCGCCACAGAGTTAGCAACCCTGCGCCTTGGGCCAGGCTTGGCTACCACGACACGCTGTCAGACACTCGCGCCCTCGCAAGCCCACGAGGACTCGGGGCACCACGCCCCTGCACGAGTCTACTCCATACTCCTGTAGCAGTGTATTTAAACGCAACGAAACTCCCCCCATGCGGCAGCTGATCTCAGGGACCGGCCGGGAAACCGTCTTCCCCGTCGCAGCCCACGTCTCCGGTATGTCCGACACCGTCGACCCGCGCGACAGGGCGACCCTCCGCCGGCACCTCGAGCGGTTCGGTCGCGACGTGGTCGAGCGCGAGGACGGGACCCTCGCCGCCCGCTTCCGGGGATCGACCGAGTTCGCCGTCGACCCGGCGGGGCGCGTCGAGGCCGGGATGCCCCTCCACCAGTTCGACGGAGTCGCGGAGGGCTTGGTGTTCGACCACGAGGCCGGCACCGTCACCGCCGTCGCCGGAGAGGGCGCCGACGCCGTCGAGTACACCTTCCGGGCGCCCTGACGGCTTCGGTCCCTGTGCGGAAACAGGTACGGCGTTCCCGGTGGCCGGAACGAGTACTTCTTTGTGGAGCCGATACGCCACGAATCACGAGGAAATTGGGGATGTCAGACACGTCAGGACGGAAGGACGACCACATTCGAATCGTCAACGAGGAGGACGTCGAGGTCAGCGGGACGGGGTTCGCAGACGTCTCGCTGCTCCACGAGGCCCTGCCGGAGATCGACCGCGACGCCGTCGACGCGAGCGTCGACTTCCTCGGGGCGGAGCTCGACGCTCCGATCGTCATCGAGAGCATGACCGGCGGCCACCCGAACACGACGGAACTCAACCGCGCGCTCGCGGCGGCGGCCCAGGAGACGGGCGTCGCCATGGGCGTCGGGAGCCAGCGCGCCGGCCTGGAGGACGACGACGCCCTGGAGTCGTACGCCGTCGTCCGGGAGGCCGCGCCTGACGCCTTCCTCTACGGGAACATCGGCGCCGCACAGCTGGCGGAGTACGGCGTCGCGGGCGTCGAGCGCGCCGTGGAGATGATCGACGCCGACGCGATGGCGATCCACTGCAACTTCCTCCAGGAGGCCGTCCAGCCCGAGGGCGACGTCGACGCCCGCGACTGCCTCGAGTGGATCGAGCGGGTGACCGAGGACCTGAGCGTCCCTGTCGTCGTCAAGGAGACGGGCAACGGGTTCACTCGGTCGACCGCCGAGCGCCTGGCCGACGCGGGCGTCGACGCCGTCGACGTTGCGGGCAAGGGCGGAACGACCTGGTCCGGCGTCGAGGCCCACCGCGCCCGCGCGATCGACGCGGACCGAGAGGAGCGCCTCGGCGAGCTGTTCCGCGAGTGGGGCATCCCCACGGCCGTCAGCACCGCCGCCGCGAACCGGGTCCACGACTGCGTGGTCGCCAGCGGCGGGATCCGGTCGGGGCTGGACATCGCGAAGGCCATCGCGCTGGGCGCGCGGGCCGGCGGCCTCGCCAAGCCGTTCCTGAAGCCCGCCGGCCGGGGCACCGACGCGGTCGTCCGCGTGGTGGAGGACCTGATCGCCGAGCTGGAGACCGCGATGTTCGTCACCGGGTCAGCGGACGTCGCCGCCCTGCGGGAGGCCGACGTCGTCGTCACCGGACGAACGCGGGAGTACATGGCGCAGTGCGGCGTCGCACCGAGCGACTGACGCCGGTCAGCCGCCGTGGCGGCCCCGAGGCCCACGTCACAATCCTTATCGACGGTCCCCCGCCTACGACGGGGCATGGACGAAGCCGACGTTCGCGAGCGCCTGCGGGGGGTCGAGGACCCGGATTTCGGTGACGACATCGTCACGCTCGGGCTGATCAACGACATCGGGATCGCCGACGAGTCTATCGCCATCGACCTCGCCCTGGGCGCGCCCTACTCGCCCAACGAGACGGCCATCGCCGCGCGCGTACGAGAAGCACTCGACGACGTCGACCGTGAGATCGAACTCACCGCGAGCGTCGACCGCGGCGTCGACGCCGCGGAGGACCCGCTGCCGGGCGTCAAGAACGTCATCGCCGTCGCCTCGGGCAAGGGCGGCGTCGGCAAGAGCACGCTGGCCGTCAACCTCGCCGCCGGGCTGGCCGACCGCGGCGCCCGCGTCGGCCTGTTCGACGCCGACGTGTACGGCCCGAACGTCCCGCGGATGGTCGACGCCGACGAGCAGCCCCAGGCCACCGAGGACGAGGAGCTGATCCCGCCCGAGAAGTTCGGTGTCAAACTGATGAGCATGGACTTCCTCGTCGGCGAGGACGACCCCGTCATCTGGCGCGGCCCGATGGTCGACAACGTCCTCACGCAACTGTGGAACGACGTCGTCTGGGGGAACCTGGACTACATGATCGTCGACCTGCCGCCGGGGACCGGCGACACCCAGCTGACCATGCTCCAGAACATCCCCGTCAGCGGGGCCGTCATCGTCACCACGCCCGAAGAGGTCGCGCTCGACGACGCGCGCAAGGGCCTGCGCATGTTCGGCCGCCACGAGACGCCCGTGCTGGGCATCGTCGAGAACATGTCCACGTTCGTCTGTCCCGACTGCGGCGGCGAGCACGACATCTTCGGCAGCGGCGGCGGCCGCGACTTCTCCGAGGAGACGGACCTCCCCTTCCTCGGCGAGATCCCCCTCGACCCGGCAATCCGCGAGGGCGGCGACGACGGGACGCCGCTCGTCCTGCAGGAGGACAGCGAGACCGGCGACGCCTTCCGCGAGTTCGTCCGCCGGACGGCCATCAACCAGGGCATCGTCCATCGCAAGCGCCACGTCGACCGCCACCGGGAGCGCGACGGGACGGAGGAAGTCGAGCAGTAGCGAGCGCGGCGAGACGGAGCGCCAGCGCGGCCGCTACCCGGTTCGATTCGCGAGACAGAAAGACCGATTACGCTTCGACCTGCGCGCCCTGCTTGCTCGTGACGTAGCCGGCGATCCGGTTGCGGACGCCCTTGGACTCGACGTTGGTCAGCTCCGTGACGGCCTCCTTGTTGTGCTCGAAGTCGTGGCCGAAGGCGTCCGGGTATCGTTCCATCAGCAGCGTCGCGGTCTTCTTGACGTAGGCGGGTTTGATTGCCATATCGCCTCTTTCCCGCGTCGCGCCCTAAAAGGATTCGACTCGCTCCGGCGCTGCGAACCCTTATGTGACGGGACGGGACCAGCCCCGGGCGTGCCCTGAGAGCCGGCCCGCGGCGTCCGCGGTAGCGCGACGCAGCGCCGCGGGAATCGAGCGCGTCGCCTGTACGCCCTCTCGTAGCGGCTGCTATTACTGACGAGCTGACGTCACCACTCGGCGTCGACCTGCGCCCGGACCACGTCGAACCCCAGCCGCTCGCGCTCGCCGCCGCAGCGCTCGACCACGTCCTCGAAGTAGGCCAGCCGTTCCAGCAGTCGATCGGTGTCGTAGGCGTCGACGTCCAGCCGCGAGGCCGCGACCGTCGCCTCGACGACGGCGGCGAACCCGCGGTTTATCGTCGGGACCGACTTGCGCTCGACGGCCGATTCGCGGGGCTCCAGCCGCCACTCCACCCACTGCGTGTCGCCGTCCTCGCCGCTGTCGACCTCGCTCGCGTCGACCCGGACCCAGGCGTCCGCCTCGTCGAGGACGGGGTCGTCCGCCTCGCGGACCGTCAGCGCGGCCTCGGCGAAGGTCACCGGGTCGCGTGTGAACTGGACGTACCCCCCGCCCTCCTCGCGGAAGTTCCGCCAGGTCCGCGTCCGGCCCCAGGTGCGGGCCGTCACCGGGTCGCCGTCGCACCCCGAGTCGTCGCCCTCGGGCGCGTGGACGCCCAGCGCAGCGGCGTTCCACCGGCCGTTCGGGCCGAGCGTCGTCACGACGGTCTCCGTGACTCCGCGGAGGTCGACGGGCCAGTCGGCCGTCACACCTCGATCCCCCGTTCGAGCGCGACGAACAGCGCGCCGGCGACGAGGTCGGCCGTCGTGCCGGGGTTGACGTCGCGGTCGATCAGCTCCTCGGCGAGCGCGTCGGCGTCCTCCTCGCCGTCGAGGACCGCCTGCGCCCGCCGGGTCACCTCTTCGGCGGTCTCGCGGTCGTTCCGGGTCACGACGAAGGTGTCGGGCTCCTCGGCCAGCAGTTCGAGGAAGACCGTCGACGCGCGGTCGGGGACCGGCCCGTCTCTCGCCAGCAACCGGTCCGCCGCGTCGAAGACCCGCTCGAAGCCCCCGACCCACTCGGCGGCCACGCCGTCGCGGTCGGCGCTGCGCTCCATCACGTCCGAGAGCGAGAGCCCGCGCTCGCGCAGGACCGGGACGGCGTCGCTCCCCCGGCGGACGTCCAGGGGCTCCATGTCCTCGGGCGGGTCGTCGACCGCGACGTCGACGCGCTCGAAGGCGCGGTAGAAGCCGGCTGCGTCCTCGATGGTCGTCCCGGCCACGACCTCCTCGGCCCGCTCGCGGGTCAGATCACCGCTCGCAGCCGTCGCGACCAGCGGCGTCACCACCAGGACGGCACCGAACTGCGTGTTGCCGCCGCGCTGGTCGGCCATCCCCTCGATCGCGGTCTCGAAGGCCTCGCCGATCGGCTCACCGCCGGCGGCACGCTCGAACCCCGGGCGAGCGCCGACCGCGCCCGCCAGGAAGTGCTCGAAGCGGAGGTCGTCGTACTCCCGCTCCCGGTCGACGTTGCCGGGCTTGGGCGTGCTGGCGACCTCCAGCAGCAGCGCCAGCTCGGCGTTCCCCGCGGTCGACCTCACGGCGACACCTCCCGCTGTCGGAACCACTCGTCGACGGCCGCGCGGACCGCGGCGAGCACGTCGGGGTCGTCGCTGGGCCGCCCGACGCTGACGGCGTCCGCGCCGTAGTCGAGGTACTCCCGGACCGTCGCGGCGTCCCTGACGCCGTTGTTGGCGACGACGAACAGGTCAGTCGCGTCGGCGACGGCCCCGACGACCGGCTCGGAGTCCATCGCGTCGACGTGGACGGCGTCGGCGCCGGCCCGATCGAGGCGCGCGGCGAGGTCGGGGAGGTCCACGCCGGGAACCTCGGTCCGGACCTTGACGCTGACCGTCGCGCCGGTCGCGGCCGCCGCCTCGACCTGCTTGGCGAGCTTCCCCGGCTGACCCAACAGCGCCTCGCCGGCGTTGACCTCGCACATCTCGTCCTGTCGGCAGTGGGCGTTGATCTCGACGATCGCGCCGTGGTCCCGGCAGAGGTCGGCGACCTCCTCGATGGGCACCAGCGTCGTGCTCCTGACGTTGACCGCCGGCCTGATTGGGACGTCGGCGAGCGCGCGTAGCTGGTCGCGGACGAAGCGGTACGGATCCGCCGGCAGGAACTCCTCGCGGTCGCGGTCGGCGACCATCTCGCGGGCGGCCGCTCGCGTCGGCTCGTCGAGCGCGATGCCGCCGAGGAAGGCACAGCCGGCGTGCTCCGCGCCGGCCCGGGCCCACGCGGCGTCGGACTGGCCGCTGAGGCTCGCCAGCGCGACGCGGGGCTCGAACGGGAGCGGGGACTCGGTCACCCCGCCACCTCCAGGGCCTCTGCGACGGCCCGGGCCACGCGCTCGCTGTCGTCGTCGCCGTCGATGGCCGTGTCGGTCCGGACCACCGGTCGATCGAGTTCAGTCGGGTCGGCCTCGTCGAGCACGAAGGCGTCGGCGAAGGGGTAGCTGTCCGCCACGCCGGCGGTCGACGGCTCCCGCCCCAATGCGGCCATCAGGTCGGCGGCGGGCCCGGAGAACACCTCGTCGCCGACGAACGGGGAGACGGCGACGACGGTCGTCTCCCGCAGGGCCGCCTCGAAGCCGGGGACGGCGAGCATCGGCCCGATGCTGGTGACGGGGTTGGAGGGGCCGATCACTACGGGGTCGTCGAGCGCCGCGTCGACGGCGTCGGTGGTCGCCGCGTCGTCGGCCCCGCGGAACTCGACGTCCTCGACCGTCGGTTCGCCGCCGCGGCCGACCCACCACTCCTGGAAGTGCTGGATCCCGTCGGGCGTGTGGATCAGCGTCGCCACGGGGTCGTCGCTCATCGGGAGCAGCGACCGCTCCAGCCCGAAGGCGTCCGCGAGGACCCGCGTGGCCTCGGTGAGCGACTGCCCCTCGTCGAGGAGGCTCGTTCTGGTGACGTGGACTGCGCGGTCCCGGTCGCCGATGTGCATGAACTCCGCGACGCCGGAGAAGCGCCGCCAGCGACCGATCTCGCGGCCCTCGGTCTGTCGCTCGGGCGGGAGGAAGCGGGGCCCGCTTCCCAGGTCCGCTTCGTCGGCGAGCCGCCGGAGTTCCTCGTGGGTCTCGGCAGTGTCGTCGTCGATCCCCCACCACGTCTCCCGGTCGAGGACGCCGCCGTCGTGAAAGAGGACGGTGTCGACGTCCGGGCAGACGAGGTGGCCGCCGAGGACGACGTCGTCGCCGGTGTTGCCGACGACCGTCGTCTCGGCCGGATCGAAGACGGCGTCGGCCCCGGCGAGGAGCTTCGGCGTCCCGGTGCCGCCGGAGAGGAACGTGACCATGGCCGGAGTTGGACGGTCGGTGCCGTAAAGCCTCCCGCTCGCGGCCGATCCTCAGCGCTGAGAACGGTGTGATAGCTTCAAGTCGCTCCGGAGAGCAGAGACCGACGATGTCCGACGCTCGCTCCGGCGTGGACGCCCACCGCTTCGCCCCCGCCGCCCCCGACGAGGAGTACGTCTACGGCGCCTGCTGTCCCGGCTGGCACTCGACGGCCGGCCGGGGCGACGCCGTCGAGGAGTGGATCGGATTCGTTCGCGATCGCGGAATCGAGCGGGTCTGCTGTCTGCTGACCGGCGATCAGCTCGACCGCACCGACGCCCAGATCGGTCGCTACCGCGCCGCCTTCGGCGAGGATCAGGTCCTGCACGCACCCATCCCCGACCACCACCTCGCCGACGTCGAGACGCTGGACGCGGAGGTACTGCCCTTCCTGGCGGAGGCCGTCGAGCGCGAGGAGCCCGTCGTCGTCCACTGCCTGGCCGGGATCGGCCGGACCGGGCACGTGCTGGCGGCCTGGCTCGTACACGCCAGGGACTACGACCCGGTCGACGCCATCGAGACGGTCGAGGAGATGGGCCGATCGCCGGCCGACGCGATCACGTCGGGCAACGCCCGCCGCGGCGAACTCCACGAGCTACTGGCCAAGTTCGCCTAGGAGAGCCCTGTAGGGACTCTGGAAGTATGAGCGGAAGACGGCTGTGAAACAACCAGAAAGCCCCAGCGTGCTCCGCTCCCACGACTCGCTGCGGTCCTCACTTCGTTGTCGTTCGAAAGACGCCTTCGGCGTCTTTCGTGATCACGAGAGAGCTTCGCTCTCTCGAACGACGGTCCTTACGTCGTCGGGGTTCGCGGAGCACGCTGCCCCTTTCAGGTTCTCGGTTCCAGCACTGCGTATGTCCTAGGTAAGACCGGCACGCACC of the Halomicrobium salinisoli genome contains:
- the fni gene encoding type 2 isopentenyl-diphosphate Delta-isomerase; the encoded protein is MSDTSGRKDDHIRIVNEEDVEVSGTGFADVSLLHEALPEIDRDAVDASVDFLGAELDAPIVIESMTGGHPNTTELNRALAAAAQETGVAMGVGSQRAGLEDDDALESYAVVREAAPDAFLYGNIGAAQLAEYGVAGVERAVEMIDADAMAIHCNFLQEAVQPEGDVDARDCLEWIERVTEDLSVPVVVKETGNGFTRSTAERLADAGVDAVDVAGKGGTTWSGVEAHRARAIDADREERLGELFREWGIPTAVSTAAANRVHDCVVASGGIRSGLDIAKAIALGARAGGLAKPFLKPAGRGTDAVVRVVEDLIAELETAMFVTGSADVAALREADVVVTGRTREYMAQCGVAPSD
- a CDS encoding tRNA-dihydrouridine synthase: MTESPLPFEPRVALASLSGQSDAAWARAGAEHAGCAFLGGIALDEPTRAAAREMVADRDREEFLPADPYRFVRDQLRALADVPIRPAVNVRSTTLVPIEEVADLCRDHGAIVEINAHCRQDEMCEVNAGEALLGQPGKLAKQVEAAAATGATVSVKVRTEVPGVDLPDLAARLDRAGADAVHVDAMDSEPVVGAVADATDLFVVANNGVRDAATVREYLDYGADAVSVGRPSDDPDVLAAVRAAVDEWFRQREVSP
- a CDS encoding DNA-directed RNA polymerase subunit N, giving the protein MMVPVRCFTCGNVVGEHWEEFKARTRETDDPEDPEKVLDELGVERHCCRRMLVSHKDLVDIVAPYQ
- a CDS encoding 30S ribosomal protein S9; the encoded protein is MVTNTSGKKKTAIARATIRDGEGRVRVDSQPVELVDPELAQLKMLEPFRIADDELREQVDVEVTVEGGGVMGQADAARTAIARGLVDHTNDAELRDAYMEFDRSLLVNDVRQSESKKWGGPGARARYQKSYR
- a CDS encoding 50S ribosomal protein L13; amino-acid sequence: MNAAEFEADVVVDARDCILGRVASQVAERALDGERVAVVNAESAVITGRENQIVEKFQKRRDVGSDQGPNYPRRPDGIMKRSIRGMLPHKKPRGREALSNVRVYVGNPLDEEGAVLEDTSLDRLSNIKFVSLGDVSESIGANVTW
- a CDS encoding 30S ribosomal protein S4 gives rise to the protein MALGSNTKFFETPNHPYQGERIADESNLIGRYGLKNKQELWRAQSELRAYRREARQLLGRAEGEGAADEAEEFLARLKRYGILNENDSLDDVLSLDVTDVLERRLQTVVYRKGYANTAEQARQFVNHGHIVVDDARVSIPSRKVEVAEEDLVGFDPNSPIADELHPERAEAQE
- a CDS encoding DNA-directed RNA polymerase subunit D, with amino-acid sequence MPGDYEVEFVERSDREARFLVRGITPAFANGIRRAMIADVPTFSVDTVRFIENSSVMFDEQLGLRLGLVPLTTDLDDFEVGDEVTLSLDVEGPETAYSGDLVSNDPLVEPADDNIPIIDLKDGQRLEVEADAVLDRGRDHAKHQGGVAVGYRHLQTVEVVGDAGEFGDDDPQILRGVVEEQAAEHVDAEVDPDAENGDLVLTDEFDNDLTKRYPGKELEVTDVENAFVFHVETDGSFTVDELTLRAVETIRDRADELRDAVQL
- a CDS encoding 30S ribosomal protein S17e translates to MAIKPAYVKKTATLLMERYPDAFGHDFEHNKEAVTELTNVESKGVRNRIAGYVTSKQGAQVEA
- a CDS encoding DUF447 domain-containing protein is translated as MTADWPVDLRGVTETVVTTLGPNGRWNAAALGVHAPEGDDSGCDGDPVTARTWGRTRTWRNFREEGGGYVQFTRDPVTFAEAALTVREADDPVLDEADAWVRVDASEVDSGEDGDTQWVEWRLEPRESAVERKSVPTINRGFAAVVEATVAASRLDVDAYDTDRLLERLAYFEDVVERCGGERERLGFDVVRAQVDAEW
- a CDS encoding 30S ribosomal protein S13 → MSAEEPENADAPEDDEDLRYFVRIGQTDLDGTKSVERALMELNGVGQRAARIISDKAGVDRRATFGRLEDDEIDEVVGVVEGFADEVPDWLANHQNDFFSGETTHEIGNDLELTRRQDINRMKMIDSYKGVRHKRGQKVRGQRTKSTGRTEGTIGVNVEAIKEEQAEEAAAEEGGEE
- a CDS encoding triphosphoribosyl-dephospho-CoA synthase, whose translation is MRSTAGNAELALLLEVASTPKPGNVDREREYDDLRFEHFLAGAVGARPGFERAAGGEPIGEAFETAIEGMADQRGGNTQFGAVLVVTPLVATAASGDLTRERAEEVVAGTTIEDAAGFYRAFERVDVAVDDPPEDMEPLDVRRGSDAVPVLRERGLSLSDVMERSADRDGVAAEWVGGFERVFDAADRLLARDGPVPDRASTVFLELLAEEPDTFVVTRNDRETAEEVTRRAQAVLDGEEDADALAEELIDRDVNPGTTADLVAGALFVALERGIEV
- a CDS encoding 30S ribosomal protein S11, which translates into the protein MSESEDGVWGIAHVHASFNNTIITITDQTGAETLAKSSGGTVVKQNRDEASPYAAMQMAEVVAEKAQEAGVEGVHVRVRGPGGNQQKSPGPGAQATIRALARAGLEIGRIEDVTPIPHDGTRGPKNAGF
- a CDS encoding 50S ribosomal protein L18e; the protein is MSKTNPRLSSLIADLKSAARNSGGDVWGDIAERLEKPRRTHAEVNLGQIERYAREDETVVVPGKVLGSGVLQKDVTVAAVDFSGTAETKIDQVGDAVSLEQIVEDNPEGSDVRVIR
- a CDS encoding Mrp/NBP35 family ATP-binding protein, encoding MDEADVRERLRGVEDPDFGDDIVTLGLINDIGIADESIAIDLALGAPYSPNETAIAARVREALDDVDREIELTASVDRGVDAAEDPLPGVKNVIAVASGKGGVGKSTLAVNLAAGLADRGARVGLFDADVYGPNVPRMVDADEQPQATEDEELIPPEKFGVKLMSMDFLVGEDDPVIWRGPMVDNVLTQLWNDVVWGNLDYMIVDLPPGTGDTQLTMLQNIPVSGAVIVTTPEEVALDDARKGLRMFGRHETPVLGIVENMSTFVCPDCGGEHDIFGSGGGRDFSEETDLPFLGEIPLDPAIREGGDDGTPLVLQEDSETGDAFREFVRRTAINQGIVHRKRHVDRHRERDGTEEVEQ
- a CDS encoding DNA-directed RNA polymerase subunit K; translation: MMAQENRYEKARILGARALQVAHGAPVLIETEQTQPILIAAEEYDSGVLPFTVRRGDHQ